A single region of the Pararhodospirillum photometricum DSM 122 genome encodes:
- a CDS encoding complex I NDUFA9 subunit family protein, giving the protein MHGRVVTVFGGTGFIGRPLVGALAAHGARVRVAVRDVERVSPLKILGDLGQIAPITASLTHPDSVHRAVEGADAVVNLVGILSESGRQTFQSVHVEGARTVARAAAQAGVGTLVHMSALGACADSPARYAQSKAAGEAAVREAVPQAAIVRPSVVFGPDDRFFNLFASFTRFSPVLPYFDRGGSLGSPRFQPVFVGDVVQAITTLVETPRPGETFELGGPQVYSMREIMELIVRETHRATRVIKLPFWVAQTQAALLGRLPNPLLTPDQVLMLQKDNVLSGACPGLEALGIEPQAVEAVVPSYLSRFRPLHRHVILRDT; this is encoded by the coding sequence ATGCACGGGCGCGTCGTCACGGTTTTTGGAGGAACGGGCTTCATTGGACGCCCGTTGGTCGGCGCCCTGGCGGCCCACGGGGCACGCGTCCGGGTGGCGGTGCGCGATGTTGAGCGGGTCTCCCCCCTCAAGATCTTGGGCGACCTGGGCCAGATCGCCCCCATCACCGCCTCCCTCACCCACCCCGACTCGGTGCACCGCGCCGTGGAGGGGGCCGACGCGGTGGTCAATCTCGTGGGCATCCTGAGCGAGAGCGGACGCCAGACCTTCCAGAGCGTGCACGTCGAGGGCGCACGCACTGTGGCCCGGGCGGCGGCCCAGGCTGGGGTGGGCACCTTGGTGCATATGTCGGCGTTGGGCGCTTGCGCCGACAGCCCGGCCCGCTATGCCCAGAGCAAGGCCGCCGGCGAGGCGGCGGTGCGCGAGGCGGTGCCCCAGGCCGCGATTGTGCGTCCCAGCGTGGTTTTTGGCCCCGATGACCGGTTTTTCAACCTGTTTGCCAGCTTTACCCGCTTTTCGCCGGTGCTGCCCTATTTTGACCGGGGCGGTTCCCTGGGCAGCCCGCGCTTTCAGCCGGTGTTCGTGGGCGACGTGGTCCAAGCCATTACCACCCTTGTCGAAACCCCGCGTCCGGGCGAAACCTTCGAGCTGGGCGGCCCGCAGGTGTATTCCATGCGGGAGATCATGGAACTGATCGTGCGCGAAACCCATCGGGCGACCCGGGTGATCAAGCTGCCGTTCTGGGTGGCGCAGACCCAAGCGGCTCTGCTGGGACGCCTGCCCAACCCCCTGCTGACCCCGGACCAAGTCTTGATGCTGCAAAAGGACAACGTGTTGAGCGGCGCGTGCCCGGGCCTGGAAGCGCTGGGCATTGAGCCCCAGGCGGTCGAGGCGGTGGTTCCCTCCTACCTGTCGCGCTTTCGCCCGCTCCACCGCCACGTCATCTTACGCGACACCTGA
- a CDS encoding ribonuclease D: MSAAPSIFLHRGDLPDGLSFPQGVAVDTETMGLRVTRDRLCVVQLSGGDNTAHVVQILPGVDAPVLRSLMADPDVLKIMHFGRFDIATLQYWLGVLCAPVYCTKIASKLCRTSTDSHGLKSLCKDLLGIDLSKQQQTSDWGAAELSADQLAYAASDVLYLHALKAKLDALLAREHRTDLAWSCFQFLPTRALLDLSGWDEPDLFSH; encoded by the coding sequence ATGAGCGCTGCTCCCAGCATTTTCCTGCACCGAGGCGACCTGCCCGACGGCTTGTCCTTCCCCCAGGGTGTGGCCGTCGATACCGAAACGATGGGCCTGCGCGTCACCCGCGACCGCTTGTGCGTGGTCCAGCTCTCGGGGGGCGACAACACGGCCCATGTGGTGCAGATTCTGCCCGGGGTGGACGCTCCGGTCCTGCGTAGCCTGATGGCCGATCCGGACGTGCTCAAGATCATGCACTTTGGTCGCTTCGACATCGCCACCTTGCAGTATTGGCTGGGCGTTCTGTGCGCTCCGGTCTACTGCACCAAGATCGCCAGCAAGCTCTGCCGGACCAGCACCGATAGCCATGGCCTCAAGTCGCTGTGTAAGGACCTGCTGGGCATTGATCTGTCCAAGCAACAGCAGACCAGCGACTGGGGCGCCGCCGAGCTGAGTGCCGACCAGTTGGCCTATGCCGCGAGCGATGTTTTGTACCTGCACGCCTTGAAGGCCAAGCTCGATGCCTTGTTGGCCCGCGAGCATCGAACCGATCTGGCGTGGAGCTGTTTTCAGTTTTTGCCGACGCGCGCCTTGCTTGATCTTTCCGGCTGGGATGAGCCGGATTTGTTCAGTCATTGA
- the lptC gene encoding LPS export ABC transporter periplasmic protein LptC has translation MTLAPPWRRPPLSGDDRHGRFVAGMKLVLPGLAVLLLGVLVAWPWISDHIAGFSVEFASFDPRGVETGSVVNPRYMGTDRNNYPFVVTADAATDLGAADGRLRLVNPKGDLLQSSGRWLSLGSDIGYVTNSRQRIELESNVLFYRDDGLQFRTRAATIDLEQNRAFGAEPVTGEGPDLQITSADGFAIEEAGARILFQGRTRLILNDSSESRP, from the coding sequence ATGACGCTCGCGCCTCCCTGGCGCCGGCCCCCTCTTTCCGGTGACGATCGACACGGTCGTTTTGTGGCCGGGATGAAGTTGGTCTTGCCGGGGTTGGCGGTGCTGTTGCTGGGGGTTCTGGTGGCGTGGCCCTGGATCAGTGACCATATCGCGGGCTTTTCCGTGGAGTTTGCCAGTTTCGATCCAAGAGGTGTAGAGACCGGCAGCGTGGTCAATCCGCGCTATATGGGGACCGACCGCAACAACTATCCCTTTGTGGTGACCGCCGACGCCGCCACCGATCTCGGGGCCGCCGATGGCCGCTTGCGCCTCGTCAATCCCAAGGGGGACCTGTTGCAATCGTCGGGTCGGTGGTTGTCCCTGGGCAGCGATATCGGGTATGTCACCAACTCTCGGCAACGCATTGAGCTGGAGAGCAACGTCTTGTTCTATCGCGACGACGGCCTTCAGTTTCGAACCCGTGCCGCGACCATCGACCTGGAACAGAACCGGGCGTTCGGGGCCGAGCCGGTGACGGGGGAGGGGCCGGACCTCCAGATCACTTCGGCCGATGGATTTGCCATCGAGGAGGCCGGCGCCCGCATCCTCTTTCAAGGACGCACCCGCCTGATCCTCAACGACAGCTCGGAGTCCCGGCCATGA
- a CDS encoding LptA/OstA family protein: protein MIRRSLGVPLRAPLLALGLMALASPGAAQSGLTGGNGPLEVTADQGIEWIRPEGVYIAKGNAVATQGDHKVEAQRLIARYHPKGEDRDDALGGEGGAEIYRLEAEGRVRITMPNQVITGEHAVRDLERRVTWVTGGPPRLVTPTQVVTARDSLEYWEDRSLAVARGHAVAEQTDTGRLLRADVLTALFHERAASGPASTGASGRATGRGGQAAAGQATGIRYMTASGNVEVVTQNEVIRGDEATYDPASGLATITGAVRITSAKGEQLTGSKATVNMKTGVSRLLSAPGSRARALFKGSEATPGSEGAEGQEKKR, encoded by the coding sequence ATGATCCGCCGTTCTCTGGGAGTTCCTCTGAGGGCTCCCCTCCTTGCGCTGGGGCTGATGGCGCTGGCCAGCCCGGGGGCGGCCCAGTCCGGCCTGACCGGCGGCAATGGGCCTTTGGAGGTGACCGCCGATCAGGGGATCGAGTGGATTCGCCCCGAGGGCGTTTACATCGCCAAGGGCAACGCGGTTGCCACCCAGGGCGACCACAAGGTCGAGGCCCAGCGTCTGATCGCCCGCTATCATCCCAAGGGCGAGGACAGGGACGATGCCTTGGGCGGCGAAGGGGGCGCCGAGATTTATCGGCTGGAGGCCGAGGGCCGTGTGCGCATCACCATGCCTAATCAGGTGATTACCGGGGAGCACGCCGTGCGTGATCTCGAACGGCGGGTGACCTGGGTGACCGGGGGGCCGCCGCGCTTGGTCACCCCCACCCAGGTGGTCACCGCCCGCGACAGCCTTGAATACTGGGAAGACCGCTCCTTGGCCGTGGCCCGGGGCCATGCCGTGGCCGAGCAAACCGACACCGGCCGCCTGTTGCGCGCCGACGTGCTGACCGCCTTGTTTCACGAACGCGCCGCCTCTGGCCCGGCCTCCACGGGGGCGTCGGGCAGGGCCACGGGCAGGGGGGGGCAAGCTGCGGCGGGGCAGGCCACCGGGATTCGCTATATGACCGCCAGCGGCAATGTCGAGGTCGTGACGCAAAACGAGGTGATCCGGGGCGACGAAGCGACCTATGATCCGGCCTCGGGCTTGGCCACCATCACCGGGGCGGTGCGCATCACCAGCGCCAAAGGCGAGCAACTCACGGGCAGCAAGGCCACCGTCAACATGAAGACCGGGGTTAGTCGCTTGCTCAGTGCCCCGGGAAGCCGGGCCCGGGCCTTGTTCAAAGGCAGCGAGGCGACGCCTGGATCCGAGGGCGCCGAGGGCCAGGAGAAGAAGCGATGA
- the lptB gene encoding LPS export ABC transporter ATP-binding protein, giving the protein MTDAVPVDKTDAVPSTEPPPLVAVRPGTMTDPATAQGLAAHNLGKHYRKRQVLRDVSVAVRRGEAVGLLGPNGAGKTTCFYCLTGLVRPDSGEVRLDGRDVTRLPMYRRARLGVGYLPQEASVFRGLTVEQNIRGILEVVERDPEARRDDLETLLREFNITHLRHTSTLALSGGERRRTEIARALAARPAFLLLDEPLAGIDPIAVGEIRDLVSHLKDRGLGVLITDHNVRETLEVVDRAYILHEGTVMMEGRPSEIVAHEGVRRVYLGDRFSL; this is encoded by the coding sequence ATGACCGATGCGGTGCCGGTGGACAAGACAGACGCGGTCCCCTCCACGGAGCCGCCGCCCTTGGTCGCCGTGCGACCGGGCACGATGACCGATCCCGCCACCGCCCAAGGCTTGGCCGCGCACAACCTGGGCAAACATTACCGCAAGCGTCAGGTGCTGCGCGACGTGTCGGTGGCGGTGCGACGGGGCGAGGCGGTCGGGCTGCTGGGGCCCAACGGCGCTGGCAAGACCACCTGCTTTTACTGCCTCACCGGCTTGGTGCGCCCCGACAGCGGCGAGGTTCGTCTGGACGGGCGCGATGTCACCCGCTTGCCCATGTATCGCCGGGCCCGGCTGGGGGTGGGCTATCTGCCCCAGGAAGCTTCGGTGTTTCGCGGCTTGACCGTGGAGCAGAACATTCGGGGCATCTTGGAGGTGGTCGAGCGCGATCCCGAGGCCCGGCGGGACGACCTGGAAACCCTGTTGCGCGAGTTCAACATCACCCACCTGCGCCACACCTCGACCCTGGCGCTGTCGGGCGGTGAGCGACGGCGCACCGAGATCGCCCGCGCCCTGGCCGCCCGCCCGGCTTTCTTGCTGCTTGACGAGCCGTTGGCGGGGATCGATCCCATCGCCGTGGGCGAGATCCGTGACCTGGTGTCCCATCTCAAAGATCGGGGGCTGGGGGTGCTGATCACCGACCACAATGTCCGCGAAACCCTGGAGGTGGTCGATCGCGCCTATATCCTGCACGAGGGAACGGTGATGATGGAGGGGCGTCCCTCTGAAATCGTCGCCCACGAGGGGGTGCGTCGGGTTTATCTTGGGGATCGGTTCAGTCTCTAA